One part of the Ursus arctos isolate Adak ecotype North America unplaced genomic scaffold, UrsArc2.0 scaffold_16, whole genome shotgun sequence genome encodes these proteins:
- the PLTP gene encoding phospholipid transfer protein gives MALFGAVFLALLAGAHAELSACKIRVTSKALELVKQEGLRFLEQELETITIPDLRGREGHFYYNISEVKVTELQLTPSELHFQPEQELVLQISNASLGLRFRRQLLYWFFYDGGYINASAEGVSIRTALQLSGDATGRIKVSNVSCQASVSRMHAAFGGTFKKVYEFLSTFITSGMRFLLNQQICPVLYHAGMVLLNSLLDTVPVRSSVDELVGIDYSLLKDPVASDSNLDMEFRGAFFPLAEGNWSLLNRAVEPQLQEEERMVYVAFSEFFFDSAMESYFRAGALQLSLVGDKVPHDLDMLLRATYFGSIVLLSPAVIDSPLKLELRVLAPPRCTIKPSGTTVSVTASVTIALVPPDLPEVQLSSMIMDARLSAKMALRGKALRTQLDLRRFRIYSNQSALESLALIPLQAPLKTMLQIGVMPMLNERMWRGVQIPLPEGMNFVREVVTNHVGFLTIGADLHFAKGLREVIEKNRPANTRDPLASSAPPPSTTAA, from the exons ATGGCCCTCTTCGGGGCCGTTTTCCTAGCGCTTCTGGCAGGCGCTCATGCCGAGCTCTCCGCCTGCAAGATCCGCGTCACCTCCAAGGCGCTGGAGCTGG TGAAGCAGGAGGGCCTGCGCTTTCTGGAACAAGAGCTGGAGACCATTACCATTCCGGACctgcggggcagggagggccacTTCTACTACAACATCTCGGA GGTGAAGGTCACAGAGCTGCAGCTGACGCCCTCTGAGCTGCATTTCCAGCCGGAGCAGGAGCTGGTGCTTCAAATCAGCAACGCGTCCTTGGGGCTGCGCTTCCGGAGGCAGCTTCTCTACTGGTTCTT CTATGATGGGGGCTATATCAATGCCTCTGCCGAGGGTGTGTCCATCCGCACTGCTCTGCAGCTCTCCGGGGATGCCACTGGACGTATCAAAGTGTCCAACGTCTCCTGCCAGGCCTCAGTCTCCAGAATGCACGCAGCCTTCGGGGGAACCTTCAA GAAGGTGTATGAGTTCCTCTCCACATTCATCACCTCAGGGATGCGCTTCCTCCTCAACCAGCAG ATCTGCCCCGTGCTTTACCACGCAGGAATGGTGCTCCTCAATTCCCTCCTGGACACCGTGCCTG TTCGCAGCTCGGTGGATGAGCTGGTTGGCATTGACTACTCCCTCCTGAAGGATCCTGTGGCTTCCGACAGCAATCTGGACATGGAATTCCGG GGGGCCTTCTTTCCCCTGGCTGAGGGGAACTGGAGCCTGCTCAACAGGGCGGTAGAGCCCCAACTGCAGGAGGAGGAGCGGATGGTGTACGTGGCCTTCTCGGAGTTCTTCTTTGACTCTGCCATGGAGAGCTACTTCCGGGCGGGGGCCCTGCAGCTGTCACTGGTGGGGGACAAG gTGCCACACGATCTGGACATGCTGCTGAGGGCCACCTACTTTGGAAGCATCGTCCTGCTG agcccagccgTGATCGACTCCCCGCTGAAGCTGGAGCTGCGTGTTCTGGCCCCACCTCGCTGCACCATCAAGCCCTCGGGTACCACGGTCTCTGTCACGGCCAGTGTCACCATCGCCCTGGTCCCGCCCGACCTGCCTGAGGTCCAGCTGTCCAGCATGATCATG GACGCCCGTCTCAGCGCCAAGATGGCACTCCGGGGGAAGGCGCTGCGCACCCAGCTGGACCTGCGCCG CTTCCGAATCTACTCGAACCAGTCTGCCCTGGAGTCGCTGGCC ctgATCCCACTGCAGGCCCCTCTGAAGACCATGCTGCAGATTGGGGTGATGCCCATGCTCAATG AGCGGATGTGGCGGGGGGTGCAGATCCCACTACCCGAGGGTATGAACTTTGTGCGCGAGGTGGTGACGAACCATGTG GGCTTCCTCACCATTGGAGCCGACCTCCACTTCGCCAAAGGGCTGCGAGAGGTGATTGAGAAGAATCGGCCTGCCAACACCAGGGACCCACTGGCCTCCAGTGCCCCACCGCCCTCCACGACAGCTGCGTGA
- the CTSA gene encoding lysosomal protective protein isoform X2 → MVGAALSPPWLLLLLLLPWAPPGQAAPDLDEIQCLPGLAKQPAFRQYSGYLRGSGSKHLHYWFVESQKDPKSSPLVLWLNGGPGCSSLDGFLTEHGPFLVQPDGATLEYNPYSWNLIANVLYLESPAGVGFSYSDDKTYATNDTEVAQSNFEALQDFFRLFPEYKDNELFLTGESYSGIYIPTLAVLVMQDPSMNLQGLAVGNGLSSYEQNDNSLVYFAYYHGLLGNRLWSSLQTHCCSQNKCNFYDNTDPECVTNLQEVSRIVGNSGLNIYNLYAPCAGGVPGHLRYEKGTVVIHDLGNIFTRLPLKRMWHQALLRSGDRLRMDPPCTNTTAASTYLNNPYVRKALHIPEQLPRWDMCNFLVNIQYRRLYQSMQSQYLKLLTTQKYRILLYNGDVDMACNFMGDEWFVDSLNQKMEVQRRPWLVDYGDSGEQIAGFVKEFSHIAFLTIKGAGHMVPTDKPQAALTMFSRFLNKQPY, encoded by the exons ATGGTCGGAGCCGCGCTGTCGCCGccttggctgctgctgctgctgctcctgccctgGGCGCCCCCGGGCCAGGCAGCGCCGGACCTGGATGAGATCCAGTGCCTGCCCGGGTTGGCCAAGCAGCCGGCTTTCCGCCAGTACTCCGGCTACCTTCGTGGCTCCGGCTCCAAGCACCTCCACTACTG gtTTGTGGAGTCCCAGAAGGATCCCAAGAGCAGCCCTCTGGTGCTTTGGCTCAACGGAGGGCCGGGCTGCAGCTCCCTCGATGGCTTCCTCACGGAGCACGGCCCCTTCCTG gTGCAGCCAGATGGTGCCACCCTGGAGTACAACCCCTATTCTTGGAACCTG ATTGCCAATGTGTTGTACCTTGAGTCCCCAGCTGGGGTGGGCTTCTCCTACTCTGATGACAAGACTTATGCAACCAATGACACCGAG GTCGCCCAGAGCAATTTTGAGGCCCTGCAGGATTTCTTCCGCCTCTTCCCGGAGTACAAGGACAATGAGCTTTTCCTGACAGGAGAGAGCTACTCCGGCATTTACATCCCCACCCTGGCTGTGTTGGTCATGCAGGATCCCAGCATGAACCTGCAG GGGCTGGCCGTGGGCAACGGGCTGTCCTCCTATGAGCAGAACGACAACTCCCTGGTCTATTTCGCCTACTACCATGGCCTTCTGGGGAACAG GCTCTGGTCTTCCCTCCAGACCCACTGCTGCTCTCAAAACAAGTGTAATTTCTATGACAACACCGACCCAGAATGCGTGACCAAT CTGCAGGAAGTGTCCCGCATCGTGGGCAACTCTGGCCTCAACATTTACAACCTCTACGCCCCCTGTGCTGGGGGTGTGCCCGGCCATTTAAG GTACGAGAAGGGCACTGTCGTGATCCATGATTTGGGCAACATCTTCACTCGCCTCCCGCTCAAGCGGATGTGGCATCAG GCCCTGCTGCGTTCCGGGGATAGGCTGCGCATGGACCCGCCCTGCACCAACACCACGGCGGCCTCCACCTACCTCAACAACCCTTACGTGCGGAAGGCCCTCCACATCCCTGAGCAGCTGCCCCGCTGGGACATGTGCAA CTTCCTGGTGAACATACAGTACCGCCGTCTCTACCAAAGCATGCAGTCCCAGTACCTGAAACTGCTCACCACACAG aAATACCGGATCCTGCTCTACAACGGAGATGTGGACATGGCCTGCAATTTCATGGGGGATGAGTGGTTTGTGGATTCCCTCAACCAGAAG ATGGAGGTCCAGCGCCGGCCCTGGTTAGTGGACTACGGGGATAGTGGGGAGCAGATTGCTGGCTTCGTGAAGGAGTTCTCCCACATCGCCTTTCTCACCATCAAG GGCGCTGGTCACATGGTCCCCACCGACAAGCCCCAGGCTGCCCTCACCATGTTCTCCCGCTTCCTGAATAAGCAGCCGTACTGA
- the CTSA gene encoding lysosomal protective protein isoform X1 gives MVGAALSPPWLLLLLLLPWAPPGQAAPDLDEIQCLPGLAKQPAFRQYSGYLRGSGSKHLHYWFVESQKDPKSSPLVLWLNGGPGCSSLDGFLTEHGPFLVQPDGATLEYNPYSWNLIANVLYLESPAGVGFSYSDDKTYATNDTEVAQSNFEALQDFFRLFPEYKDNELFLTGESYSGIYIPTLAVLVMQDPSMNLQGLAVGNGLSSYEQNDNSLVYFAYYHGLLGNRLWSSLQTHCCSQNKCNFYDNTDPECVTNLQEVSRIVGNSGLNIYNLYAPCAGGVPGHLRYEKGTVVIHDLGNIFTRLPLKRMWHQALLRSGDRLRMDPPCTNTTAASTYLNNPYVRKALHIPEQLPRWDMCNFLVNIQYRRLYQSMQSQYLKLLTTQKYRILLYNGDVDMACNFMGDEWFVDSLNQKMEVQRRPWLVDYGDSGEQIAGFVKEFSHIAFLTIKVGPGPGEGWLGWRGWGKTHLSSPSGSLLHWVTGLPSGPRRAGFRVGVGRMQCLGQGWEKRSVTG, from the exons ATGGTCGGAGCCGCGCTGTCGCCGccttggctgctgctgctgctgctcctgccctgGGCGCCCCCGGGCCAGGCAGCGCCGGACCTGGATGAGATCCAGTGCCTGCCCGGGTTGGCCAAGCAGCCGGCTTTCCGCCAGTACTCCGGCTACCTTCGTGGCTCCGGCTCCAAGCACCTCCACTACTG gtTTGTGGAGTCCCAGAAGGATCCCAAGAGCAGCCCTCTGGTGCTTTGGCTCAACGGAGGGCCGGGCTGCAGCTCCCTCGATGGCTTCCTCACGGAGCACGGCCCCTTCCTG gTGCAGCCAGATGGTGCCACCCTGGAGTACAACCCCTATTCTTGGAACCTG ATTGCCAATGTGTTGTACCTTGAGTCCCCAGCTGGGGTGGGCTTCTCCTACTCTGATGACAAGACTTATGCAACCAATGACACCGAG GTCGCCCAGAGCAATTTTGAGGCCCTGCAGGATTTCTTCCGCCTCTTCCCGGAGTACAAGGACAATGAGCTTTTCCTGACAGGAGAGAGCTACTCCGGCATTTACATCCCCACCCTGGCTGTGTTGGTCATGCAGGATCCCAGCATGAACCTGCAG GGGCTGGCCGTGGGCAACGGGCTGTCCTCCTATGAGCAGAACGACAACTCCCTGGTCTATTTCGCCTACTACCATGGCCTTCTGGGGAACAG GCTCTGGTCTTCCCTCCAGACCCACTGCTGCTCTCAAAACAAGTGTAATTTCTATGACAACACCGACCCAGAATGCGTGACCAAT CTGCAGGAAGTGTCCCGCATCGTGGGCAACTCTGGCCTCAACATTTACAACCTCTACGCCCCCTGTGCTGGGGGTGTGCCCGGCCATTTAAG GTACGAGAAGGGCACTGTCGTGATCCATGATTTGGGCAACATCTTCACTCGCCTCCCGCTCAAGCGGATGTGGCATCAG GCCCTGCTGCGTTCCGGGGATAGGCTGCGCATGGACCCGCCCTGCACCAACACCACGGCGGCCTCCACCTACCTCAACAACCCTTACGTGCGGAAGGCCCTCCACATCCCTGAGCAGCTGCCCCGCTGGGACATGTGCAA CTTCCTGGTGAACATACAGTACCGCCGTCTCTACCAAAGCATGCAGTCCCAGTACCTGAAACTGCTCACCACACAG aAATACCGGATCCTGCTCTACAACGGAGATGTGGACATGGCCTGCAATTTCATGGGGGATGAGTGGTTTGTGGATTCCCTCAACCAGAAG ATGGAGGTCCAGCGCCGGCCCTGGTTAGTGGACTACGGGGATAGTGGGGAGCAGATTGCTGGCTTCGTGAAGGAGTTCTCCCACATCGCCTTTCTCACCATCAAGGTAGGGCCTGGGCCTGGTGAGGGCTGGCTTGGCTGGAGGGGATGGGGCAAGACCCACCTGTCCTCTCCTTCCGGCTCACTCTTACACTGGGTTACCGGGTTACCATCTGGCCCCAGAAGAGCAGGTTttcgggtgggggtgggaagaatgCAGTGcttggggcagggctgggagaagaGGAGTGTCACTGGCTGA
- the NEURL2 gene encoding neuralized-like protein 2, which yields MAAVSDPVDLGAAWRSARPEPPPTRFHQVHGANIRVDPSGTRATRVESFAHGVCFSREPLAPGQVFLVEIEEKELGWCGHLRLGLTALDPATLAAVPEFSLPDLVSLGHTWVFAITRHHNRVPREDRPEAEALAPSRPPALLVEPYLCIEQFRIPRDRLVGRSRPGLYSHLLDQLYVLNVLPPTARRSRLGVLFCPRPDGTADMHIVINGEDMGPSARGLPAAQPLYAVVDVFASTKSVRLVQLEYGLPSLQTLCRLVIQRSVVHRLAIDGLHLPKGLKDFCKYE from the exons ATGGCTGCTGTCTCCGACCCCGTGGACTTGGGTGCGGCCTGGAGATCCGCGCGCCCCGAGCCCCCTCCCACCCGCTTCCACCAGGTGCACGGTGCCAATATCCGCGTGGACCCCTCCGGGACGCGGGCCACACGCGTGGAGAGTTTCGCTCACGGCGTATGCTTCAGTCGCGAGCCGCTGGCCCCGGGCCAGGTATTCCTGGTCGAGATCGAGGAGAAAGAGCTGGGCTGGTGCGGGCACCTGCGCCTCGGCCTGACCGCTCTAgaccccgccactctggccgccgTGCCCGAGTTTTCGCTGCCCGACCTGGTCAGCCTTGGCCACACCTGGGTCTTCGCCATCACGCGCCATCACAACCGCGTGCCCCGGGAGGACCGCCCGGAGGCAGAGGCATTGGCCCCCAGCCGCCCCCCAGCCCTCCTGGTGGAACCGTATCTGTGCATTGAGCAGTTTCGTATTCCCCGCGACCGCCTGGTGGGTCGCAGCCGGCCCGGGCTCTACAGCCACCTCTTGGATCAGCTGTATGTGCTGAACGTCCTGCCTCCGACCGCGCGCCGCAGTCGCCTGGGCGTTCTTTTCTGCCCGCGCCCGGACGGCACGGCCGACATGCACATCGTCATCAACGGCGAGGACATGGGCCCCAGCGCCCGGGGGCTGCCAGCCGCCCAGCCCCTCTACGCAGTGGTGGACGTGTTTGCCTCCACCAAGAGCGTGCGCCTGGTCCAGCTCGAGTATGGCT TGCCGTCCCTGCAGACTCTGTGCCGCCTGGTCATCCAGAGGAGCGTGGTGCACCGGTTGGCCATTGATGGGCTCCACCTGCCGAAAGGACTTAAGGATTTCTGCAAGTACGAGTAA
- the SPATA25 gene encoding spermatogenesis-associated protein 25 yields MVEGVGQEADDCSLTNGGFGAAMSYFMSPQTHQGLLPSSQGGATSLGSSLGLYSPIEPMVVASGGLGPLSQKAQAWGPALAVPEARGCPGGPSWETLQRKEYGRYNKFPHATQPESLGWEDGCPRSRAPHLGGPGRPGPLLLCGLSPGVLPMPSEAGGKEASSQPDICILTLAMMIAGIPTVPVPGLREEDLIRAAQAFMMAHPEPEGAMEGARWEQACAHTASGQMPLMRSRRGQPPGSCL; encoded by the exons ATGGTGGAAGGGGTAGGACAGGAGGCAGACGACTGTTCCCTCACAAACGGGGGCTTTGGGGCAGCCATGTCCTATTTCATGTCTCCACAAACTCATCAAGGTCTTCTGCCTTCCAGCCAAG GTGGGGCTACTTCTCTGGGCTCATCCCTTGGCCTCTATAGTCCTATAGAGCCAATGGTGGTGGCCTCTGGTGGACTAGGCCCACTGAGCCAGAAAGCCCAGGCCTGGGGCCCGGCCCTGGCAGTGCCAGAAGCCAGAGGCTGCCCTGGGGGGCCTAGCTGGGAGACACTGCAGCGGAAGGAGTATGGCCGATACAACAAATTCCCCCATGCAACGCAGCCGGAGAGCTTGGGCTGGGAGGACGGCTGCCCCAGAAGCAGAGCTCCCCACCTGGGCGGCCCCGGCCGGCCTGGGCCCCTGCTGCTGTGTGGGCTGTCACCAGGGGTTCTACCGATGCCCTCTGAGGCAGGGGGGAAGGAAGCGAGCTCCCAGCCTGACATCTGCATCCTTACCCTGGCCATGATGATCGCTGGCATCCCCACCGTGCCTGTCCCAGGCCTGCGGGAAGAGGACCTGATCCGGGCGGCTCAAGCTTTCATGATGGCCCATCCGGAGCCAGAGGGGGCCATGGAGGGGGCGCGGTGGGAGCAGGCATGTGCCCACACAGCCTCTGGGCAAATGCCCCTAATGAGATCCAGGAGAGGCCAGCCTCCTGGCTCCTGCTTGTAG
- the ZSWIM1 gene encoding zinc finger SWIM domain-containing protein 1, producing MALTMLNELLIEDPNPPMLLYQVSKTAQLDTLNYQSCFMQSVFAHFPEILFIHRTYNPMGKVLYTFLVDGPRVQLEGHLARAVYFAIPAKEDAEGLAQMFQVFKKFNPAWERVCTILVDPHFLPLPTLAMEFPAAEVLLSAFHICKFLQGKFYQLSLEQPVERVLLTSLQSTMCSATAGNLRKLYTLLSSCIPPAQLPELHSHWLLNDRIWLAHRWRSRAESSRYFQGLEVTTRVLSQFFGTTPCVEQGMVSLLRYMQQNAGDEASFSLGLSAQNNHAPLDVSPESPKMEQLVEARIQHSLNAICTGPAAQLCLGELAVVQKSVHLIGSGSEKVNIQILEDTHRVQPQPPASCSCYFHQAFHLPCRHILAMLSAQHQVLQPDMLPAQWTAGCAASLDNILGSKWSETLDKHLAVALLTEEVGQLLQQCSQEEFERRYSTLRELADSWIGPYEQVQL from the coding sequence ATGGCCCTGACAATGCTGAATGAGCTCCTGATTGAGGACCCAAACCCACCTATGCTGCTGTATCAGGTTAGCAAGACTGCTCAGTTAGATACCCTCAACTACCAGAGCTGCTTTATGCAAAGTGTCTTTGCCCATTTCCCTGAGATCTTATTTATCCACCGGACCTATAACCCAATGGGCAAGGTGCTATATACCTTCCTGGTAGATGGCCCTCGGGTGCAGCTGGAGGGTCATCTCGCCCGGGCAGTCTACTTCGCCATTCCTGCCAAGGAGGATGCCGAGGGCCTAGCCCAGATGTTCCAGGTGTTCAAGAAGTTTAACCCAGCATGGGAGAGAGTCTGTACCATCCTCGTGGATCCCCACTTCCTCCCGCTGCCCACCCTCGCTATGGAGTTCCCCGCAGCCGAGGTCCTGCTCTCAGCCTTTCACATCTGTAAGTTCCTCCAGGGCAAGTTCTATCAGCTGTCCCTGGAACAGCCTGTTGAGAGGGTGCTCCTCACTTCCCTGCAGAGCACGATGTGCTCGGCCACAGCTGGCAACCTGAGGAAGCTGTATACACTCCTGAGCAGCTGCATCCCTCCGGCCCAGCTGCCCGAGCTCCACTCACACTGGCTGCTCAACGACCGCATCTGGCTGGCCCACCGCTGGAGAAGCCGGGCTGAGAGCAGCCGCTACTTCCAGGGCCTGGAGGTCACCACCCGCGTCCTCAGCCAGTTCTTCGGCACCACCCCCTGTGTGGAACAAGGCATGGTCTCTCTGCTCCGATACATGCAGCAGAACGCGGGAGATGAGGCAAGCTTCAGCCTGGGCCTGAGTGCCCAGAACAATCACGCTCCCTTAGACGTCAGCCCCGAAAGTCCCAAAATGGAGCAGCTGGTAGAAGCCCGCATCCAACACTCGCTCAATGCCATCTGCACGGGGCCAGCAGCCCAGCTCTGTCTGGGTGAGCTCGCTGTGGTCCAGAAATCTGTGCACCTCATCGGCTCCGGCTCAGAAAAGGTGAACATCCAGATTCTGGAGGACACCCACAGGgtgcagccccagccccctgccagCTGCAGCTGCTACTTTCACCAGGCCTTCCACCTGCCCTGCCGCCACATCCTGGCCATGCTCAGTGCCCAACACCAGGTGCTCCAGCCCGACATGCTGCCAGCCCAGTGGACAGCAGGCTGTGCTGCCAGTCTAGACAACATCCTGGGCAGCAAGTGGAGTGAGACGCTGGATAAACACTTGGCCGTGGCTCTCCTCACTGAGGAGGTGGGGCAGCTCCTGCAGCAGTGCAGCCAGGAGGAGTTTGAACGGAGGTACAGCACCCTGCGGGAGCTGGCCGACAGCTGGATCGGCCCTTATGAGCAGGTCCAGCTCTGA
- the ZSWIM3 gene encoding zinc finger SWIM domain-containing protein 3 encodes MELGSCFKTYEDFKECFSAYKKENRCSFILRDCVSVRFHNLNHGTSIREDILYVQVKFVCIRTQSNRKRTSEADMCPAYLLLRYNEKLDRLFISELNTQHIHVDSKTAGPGGDAAGKSQKTMCVPKPQPAQPAVKKDLDLANKSPVEPSFCLDKVRAPSKPEQEGITPSDLAKIAKVMKNFLKVDEGSMASLSVGNSQDLDRLSFQSSKMSDLFLRFPENLLLHRVENSQGHILYAFLVENKEREGRVVHFAVLQAETATSVAKMLSIFTEFNSDWPKVKVVFVDPSFPHRAILQEIFPAARILLSIYHTTRLLEKKLHRSSANPSFKRLMKEALREAVFVTSDASLQNLCQMSQALLDEQLFGFLQAHWFSCELLWYMHVRKGLHACNTYMDSLDVVTSKVSSLFREQQSLLDCILRFVDYIDFFNTKGLKNLPTAPPKLKRARPASMPPKPKKAFGVCGGSLTRLPMEETKPGPQRVQLQQPPQARPSQAGMLDALHGNGSQLAYKLCHHEWEVVQNSTHLVDMAGSSVDIQLLEDSHQVSKDGCSCSCSFQRWYRLPCRHILALLHTSQKPVGEAMVCRRWQKRYQHLLGPSGELRDPVMVPNTGQPGKQGRSDMIQDLSRELANLLMQSEGPELEERCSTLRKIVDIWADPCQPPEPSQQPEDFKDVGRLPFLWGKPEEGEGLPLAGATIHD; translated from the exons ATGGAGCTGGGCAGCTGCTTCAAGACCTACGAGGATTTCAAGGAGTGTTTCAGCGCCTACAAAAAGGAGAACAGGTGCTCCTTCATTCTCAGGGACTGCGTCTCCGTCCGCTTCCACAACCTCAACCATGGCACCTCCATCCGCGAGGACATCCT ATATGTGCAGGTGAAATTTGTCTGTATTCGGACTCAGTCAAACAGGAAGAGAACCTCAGAGGCGGACATGTGCCCAGCGTACTTGCTCCTGCGGTACAATGAGAAACTGGATAGACTGTTTATCAGTGAACTCAACACCCAGCATATCCATGTTGACTCCAAAACTGCAGGTCCTGGAGGAGACGCTGCTGGCAAGTCTCAGAAGACAATGTGCGTGCCGAAACCCCAGCCTGCGCAGCCCGCGGTCAAGAAAGACCTTGACCTGGCCAACAAGTCCCCCGTTGAACCATCATTTTGCCTAGATAAGGTCCGAGCACCCTCAAAGCCAGAGCAGGAGGGCATCACTCCTTCTGACCTGGCCAAGATAGCAAAAGTGATGAAAAACTTTCTTAAGGTAGATGAGGGTTCCATGGCTTCTCTCAGCGTGGGCAATAGCCAAGACCTGGACCGGCTCAGCTTCCAGAGCAGCAAGATGAGCGATCTGTTCCTCCGCTTCCCAGAGAATCTCTTGCTACACCGGGTGGAGAACTCCCAGGGCCACATCCTTTATGCTTTCTTGGTGGAGAACAAGGAACGAGAGGGTCGCGTGGTACACTTTGCTGTGCTTCAGGCTGAGACAGCCACCTCCGTGGCCAAGATGCTGAGTATCTTCACGGAGTTCAACTCAGATTGGCCCAAGGTCAAGGTGGTGTTTGTGGACCCGTCCTTCCCCCATCGCGCCATCCTGCAGGAGATCTTCCCTGCCGCGCGCATCCTCCTCTCCATCTACCACACCACCCGGCTCCTGGAGAAGAAGTTGCATCGGAGTTCAGCAAATCCATCCTTTAAAAGACTCATGAAGGAAGCCCTGCGGGAGGCCGTGTTTGTCACTTCTGATGCCAGCCTGCAAAATCTCTGTCAGATGTCCCAAGCCCTACTAGACGAGCAGCTCTTTGGCTTCCTACAGGCCCACTGGTTCTCCTGTGAACTGCTCTGGTACATGCACGTGAGGAAAGGCCTGCATGCGTGTAACACGTACATGGACAGCCTAGATGTGGTCACCAGCAAGGTGTCCAGCCTCTTCCGGGAACAGCAGTCTCTGCTGGACTGCATCCTCCGCTTTGTGGATTATATCGACTTCTTTAATACCAAAGGCTTGAAGAACCTCCCCACAGCTCCTCCCAAGTTAAAGAGAGCCCGGCCAGCCAGCATGCCACCAAAGCCCAAGAAGGCATTTGGAGTCTGTGGGGGTAGCCTGACCAGGCTCCCCATGGAAGAGACCAAGCCAGGCCCACAGCGGGTACAGCTGCAGCAGCCGCCACAAGCGCGGCCCTCCCAGGCTGGCATGCTAGACGCCTTGCACGGCAATGGCTCCCAGCTGGCCTATAAGCTGTGCCATCATGAGTGGGAGGTGGTGCAGAACTCCACCCACCTGGTGGACATGGCTGGCTCCTCCGTGGACATTCAGCTTCTAGAGGATTCTCACCAGGTGAGCAAAGACGGCTGTAGCTGCAGCTGTTCCTTTCAACGGTGGTACCGCCTGCCGTGCCGCCACATTTTGGCCCTGCTGCACACCAGCCAGAAGCCCGTGGGAGAAGCCATGGTGTGCCGCCGGTGGCAGAAGAGGTACCAGCACCTCCTTGGGCCCAGTGGGGAGCTCCGGGACCCCGTCATGGTCCCAAACACAGGCCAGCCTGGGAAGCAAGGACGGAGTGACATGATTCAGGACCTAAGCAGGGAGCTAGCAAACCTGCTCATGCAGAGTGAGGGGCCAGAGCTAGAGGAGCGCTGTTCCACCCTGCGCAAGATTGTGGACATCTGGGCGGACCCCTGCCAGCCGCCTGAGCCCAGTCAGCAGCCAGAGGACTTCAAGGATGTGGGCCGCCTCCCTTTCCTCTGGGGAAagccagaggaaggggagggactcCCTCTCGCTGGAGCCACGATTCACGATTGA